One stretch of Priestia megaterium DNA includes these proteins:
- a CDS encoding dienelactone hydrolase family protein — translation MKKSNKAILLIHEIYGVNDHMKFMKEKLSKLEADIICPNLLSKDVPYSYEEEGMAYQNFVQNIGIDEGSRQINNMLIQLKQEYEEVGVIGFSVGATMSWLCSENNLCNFVIGCYGSRIRDYVNRSPVCPTLLIFPAEEQTFDVDSLINSLEQKREPLLEIKKFYGFHGFMNPFSQTFNKESADQAFQTISDFLKKT, via the coding sequence ATGAAAAAATCAAATAAAGCGATTTTATTGATTCATGAAATATACGGTGTGAACGATCATATGAAGTTTATGAAAGAGAAATTGTCTAAGTTAGAGGCAGATATTATCTGTCCTAACTTATTATCTAAAGACGTTCCTTATAGTTATGAAGAAGAAGGAATGGCTTATCAAAACTTTGTTCAAAACATTGGTATTGATGAGGGTTCAAGACAAATTAATAACATGTTAATTCAACTAAAACAAGAATATGAAGAAGTAGGAGTTATAGGCTTCAGTGTAGGAGCAACAATGTCGTGGCTATGCAGTGAAAACAATTTGTGTAACTTTGTGATTGGCTGTTACGGATCGCGTATTAGAGATTATGTAAATAGAAGCCCTGTTTGCCCGACTCTTCTTATTTTTCCTGCTGAAGAGCAAACATTTGATGTAGACTCTTTAATAAATTCATTAGAGCAAAAAAGAGAGCCGCTTTTGGAAATCAAAAAGTTTTATGGATTTCATGGTTTTATGAATCCTTTTTCACAAACCTTTAATAAAGAATCAGCAGACCAAGCCTTCCAAACAATAAGTGATTTTCTCAAAAAAACTTAG
- a CDS encoding PLP-dependent aminotransferase family protein, with protein sequence MKDKFAQRASLVKSSETREILKVTERPEVISFAGGLPAPELFPVEAMNDACRAVLNEDGAASLQYSTTEGYIPLREAISKRMQHIGIESTVSNILITSGSQQAIDLTGRLFLNDGDVVICESPTYLAAINVFKSYNATFVEVDMDEDGMIMEELEKKLQENPHAKFIYTIPDFQNPTGRTLTRERRQRMIELANAYDVLIVEDNPYGGVRFAGETLPPVKHFDTEGRVIYISTFSKIFAPGLRIGWVCADEAFIDKYVAFKQVADLHTDSFAQRVTAKYMELYDIEEHIQKIKAVYKERCTQMLSCIEEFFPENLSYSKPEGGLFIWVELPQGIDSAHIFSECLKNNVACVPGTPFFPNGTRNNALRLNYSNMSAEQIVEGMKRMGDVLHRELTRETTVL encoded by the coding sequence ATGAAAGATAAATTTGCCCAACGAGCTAGTCTTGTAAAATCCTCTGAAACGCGTGAAATCTTAAAAGTAACGGAACGACCAGAAGTCATTTCGTTTGCAGGAGGACTTCCCGCACCGGAGCTATTTCCCGTTGAAGCAATGAACGATGCGTGCCGCGCCGTATTAAATGAAGACGGAGCGGCTTCGCTTCAATACAGTACAACAGAAGGGTATATTCCTTTAAGAGAAGCGATTTCTAAACGAATGCAGCATATCGGCATCGAATCCACTGTTTCGAATATTTTAATTACGTCCGGATCTCAGCAGGCAATCGATCTTACCGGAAGACTGTTTCTTAATGACGGAGACGTGGTAATCTGTGAAAGTCCAACGTATCTAGCAGCCATCAACGTTTTCAAATCTTACAATGCAACGTTTGTAGAAGTAGATATGGACGAAGACGGAATGATTATGGAAGAGCTAGAGAAAAAACTTCAGGAAAATCCGCATGCGAAATTTATCTATACAATCCCAGATTTTCAAAACCCTACAGGGCGCACATTAACGCGGGAAAGACGTCAGCGAATGATCGAACTTGCGAACGCATACGATGTGCTGATTGTAGAAGATAATCCGTACGGAGGCGTTCGATTTGCAGGAGAAACGCTGCCGCCGGTTAAGCATTTTGATACAGAAGGCAGAGTTATTTACATCAGCACATTCTCTAAAATCTTTGCACCAGGCCTTCGAATCGGCTGGGTGTGTGCAGATGAAGCTTTTATTGATAAGTATGTGGCGTTTAAGCAAGTGGCTGACTTGCATACGGACAGCTTTGCTCAGCGCGTAACGGCTAAGTACATGGAGCTTTATGATATCGAAGAGCACATTCAAAAAATTAAAGCCGTATACAAAGAGCGATGTACCCAAATGTTATCGTGCATCGAAGAATTTTTCCCGGAGAATTTGTCTTACAGTAAGCCAGAAGGCGGATTGTTTATTTGGGTGGAACTGCCCCAAGGAATCGATTCGGCGCATATCTTTTCAGAATGTCTAAAAAATAACGTAGCCTGTGTTCCGGGAACACCATTCTTTCCAAACGGCACAAGAAACAACGCGCTGCGCTTGAATTATTCTAATATGTCTGCTGAACAAATCGTTGAAGGCATGAAGCGCATGGGAGACGTATTGCATCGTGAATTGACAAGGGAAACGACTGTTTTATAA
- a CDS encoding sulfite exporter TauE/SafE family protein — protein sequence MDLTFIITLFLIGFIGSFISGMVGIGGSVINYPMLLYIPPLVGVGAVTVHQVSGAGAVQVFFATIGGVWAYRKSGFLNKSLILYMGSNILIGSMLGSYSSHYMSEQGLNVVYGVLALIAVIMMFIPKKNLDEIEEGELQFNKGLASILSLLIGAVAGVLGAGGAFILVPVMLVVLKIPTRITIATSLAVTFISSIGSTVGKLITHQVPFIPALILVAASLIASPIGAKVGQKMNTKVLQWILAGLILATAIKIWWGLL from the coding sequence ATGGATCTTACATTTATCATCACGCTTTTTCTTATTGGATTTATTGGGTCGTTTATTTCCGGTATGGTAGGTATTGGCGGGTCTGTTATTAATTATCCGATGCTGTTATATATTCCTCCATTAGTAGGAGTAGGAGCAGTAACGGTTCATCAAGTCTCAGGTGCAGGAGCTGTTCAAGTATTCTTTGCGACAATAGGCGGCGTATGGGCGTATCGAAAAAGCGGATTTTTAAACAAATCATTAATTTTATATATGGGCAGCAATATTCTAATTGGCAGCATGCTTGGAAGCTACAGCTCACATTATATGAGTGAACAAGGATTAAATGTTGTATATGGAGTTTTAGCTCTTATTGCGGTTATTATGATGTTTATTCCAAAGAAAAATTTAGATGAGATAGAAGAAGGCGAACTTCAATTCAATAAAGGATTAGCTTCTATTTTATCACTGCTTATCGGAGCCGTAGCAGGCGTGTTAGGAGCAGGAGGAGCCTTTATTTTAGTTCCTGTGATGCTCGTGGTGCTTAAAATCCCAACTCGAATTACCATCGCAACTTCACTAGCCGTTACCTTTATTTCTTCCATTGGTTCGACGGTTGGAAAGCTGATAACGCATCAAGTCCCATTTATACCTGCACTTATTTTAGTTGCTGCAAGCCTAATTGCCTCTCCAATCGGTGCAAAAGTGGGGCAGAAAATGAATACAAAAGTGCTTCAGTGGATCCTTGCCGGTTTAATTTTAGCAACGGCAATTAAGATTTGGTGGGGGCTGCTATAA
- a CDS encoding sulfurtransferase TusA family protein, with translation MESTKVLDAKGLACPMPIVKTKKAMNELEAGQVLEIHATDKGAKTDLAAWAKSGGHELLHTEEGDVFKFWIKKG, from the coding sequence ATGGAATCAACTAAAGTACTAGATGCAAAAGGGCTGGCATGTCCAATGCCGATTGTTAAAACGAAAAAAGCAATGAATGAGCTTGAAGCAGGTCAAGTGTTAGAAATTCATGCAACGGATAAAGGGGCAAAAACCGATCTTGCAGCCTGGGCAAAATCTGGCGGTCACGAGCTTCTTCATACAGAAGAAGGCGACGTTTTTAAGTTTTGGATTAAAAAAGGATAA
- a CDS encoding MBL fold metallo-hydrolase, translating into MTVHALTAKEVTSKIINKEPLFILDVRNESDFSDWKIEGHYFDHLNVPYFDLLDGVEEILEKIPSDKEVVVVCAKEGSSVMVAEMLSEAGLTVSYLKGGMKAWSEYLEPVKVGDLKDGGEIYQFVRIGKGCLSYMIVSNGEAAIIDATRMADVYINFAKELGVTIKHVFDTHLHADHISGGRVIAEQTNAAYWLPPKDAEEVIFDYKPLEEGSDVVIGNTTITIQPLYSPGHTIGSTSFIVDDQYLLSGDILFIDSIGRPDLAGMAEDWVGDLWETLYKRYKALSDELIVLPAHFMIIDELNDNGSVAEKLGTLFAENHGLNIEDEAEFRHLVTDNLPPQPNAYQEIRETNMGKVSPDEEKQREMEIGPNGCAIR; encoded by the coding sequence ATGACAGTGCATGCACTTACTGCAAAAGAAGTTACATCTAAAATTATTAATAAAGAACCGTTATTTATCTTGGACGTGCGTAACGAAAGTGATTTTAGCGATTGGAAAATTGAAGGTCATTACTTCGATCATTTAAACGTTCCATACTTCGATCTTTTAGACGGAGTAGAAGAAATCTTAGAAAAAATCCCTTCTGATAAAGAAGTAGTAGTTGTTTGTGCCAAAGAAGGTTCATCGGTGATGGTAGCTGAAATGCTTTCAGAAGCTGGCCTTACAGTATCGTACCTTAAGGGAGGTATGAAAGCATGGAGTGAATATTTAGAGCCTGTTAAAGTCGGCGATTTGAAAGACGGCGGAGAAATTTATCAGTTTGTTCGTATCGGCAAAGGATGCTTATCTTATATGATCGTATCGAACGGTGAAGCTGCTATTATTGATGCGACACGTATGGCGGATGTGTATATCAACTTTGCCAAAGAACTTGGTGTCACAATTAAGCATGTGTTTGATACTCACCTTCATGCAGATCACATTTCAGGAGGAAGAGTCATTGCTGAACAAACTAATGCGGCGTACTGGCTGCCTCCAAAAGATGCAGAAGAAGTGATTTTTGACTACAAGCCGCTAGAAGAAGGCAGCGATGTCGTGATTGGTAACACAACGATTACGATTCAACCTCTTTATTCACCGGGTCATACGATTGGATCAACTTCTTTTATCGTAGACGATCAATACTTGCTTTCAGGTGATATTTTGTTCATCGATTCAATTGGACGTCCTGATTTAGCTGGTATGGCTGAAGACTGGGTAGGCGATCTGTGGGAGACACTTTATAAACGCTATAAAGCATTATCAGATGAGCTAATCGTATTGCCAGCTCATTTTATGATTATTGATGAGCTAAATGACAACGGCAGCGTGGCTGAAAAGTTAGGTACTTTGTTTGCTGAAAATCATGGATTAAATATTGAAGACGAAGCAGAGTTCAGACACTTAGTAACAGATAATTTACCGCCGCAGCCAAATGCGTATCAAGAAATTCGTGAAACTAATATGGGAAAAGTAAGCCCAGATGAAGAAAAACAGCGTGAAATGGAAATTGGACCAAACGGCTGTGCGATTCGCTAA
- a CDS encoding sulfurtransferase TusA family protein yields the protein MMQANFALDAKGLACPMPIVRTKKKMNELEAGQVLEIQATDKGSTADLQAWAKSTGHEYLGTETEGDVLHHFLRKGGAEENVTPIPEISLEEFAKKVESDEHLHILDVREVEEYDEAHIPGVVHIPLGEVEKRSIELNKENEIYIICHSGRRSEMAGQTMKKQGFKNLINVVPGMRDWTGKVE from the coding sequence ATGATGCAAGCAAACTTCGCATTAGATGCAAAAGGACTAGCGTGTCCAATGCCAATCGTAAGAACAAAGAAGAAAATGAATGAATTAGAAGCAGGTCAAGTGCTAGAAATTCAAGCAACGGATAAAGGCTCTACGGCGGACTTACAAGCGTGGGCAAAAAGCACAGGTCATGAGTATTTAGGTACAGAGACAGAAGGTGACGTTCTCCATCACTTTCTTCGTAAAGGCGGCGCCGAAGAAAACGTAACGCCAATTCCTGAAATTTCATTAGAAGAATTTGCGAAAAAAGTAGAAAGTGATGAACACCTTCATATTTTAGACGTTCGTGAAGTAGAAGAATATGATGAAGCTCATATTCCAGGCGTTGTTCATATTCCGCTTGGTGAAGTAGAAAAACGTTCGATTGAATTAAATAAAGAGAATGAAATTTATATTATTTGCCACTCTGGAAGACGAAGTGAAATGGCAGGGCAAACGATGAAAAAGCAAGGATTTAAAAACTTAATTAACGTGGTTCCTGGTATGCGTGACTGGACCGGTAAAGTAGAATAA
- a CDS encoding DsrE/DsrF/DrsH-like family protein codes for MTEQKKRTTIVLFSGDYDKVMAAYIIANGAAAYDHEVTIFHTFWGLNALRKEEMVPVKKGFLEKIFGKMMPRGADKMGLSKMNFAGMGPKMIKNVMKKHNALTLPQLIEMAQEQDVKLVACTMTMDLLGLQEKELLDNIEYAGVAAYLADAEDGNVNLFI; via the coding sequence ATGACTGAACAAAAGAAACGAACAACAATTGTATTATTTAGCGGTGATTATGACAAAGTGATGGCAGCTTATATTATTGCCAACGGAGCGGCTGCTTATGACCATGAAGTGACGATATTCCATACGTTTTGGGGATTGAATGCGCTTCGTAAAGAAGAAATGGTGCCGGTGAAAAAAGGATTTTTAGAAAAGATATTCGGCAAAATGATGCCGCGCGGTGCGGATAAAATGGGCTTATCTAAAATGAACTTTGCAGGTATGGGACCTAAAATGATTAAAAACGTAATGAAAAAGCATAATGCTCTAACCTTGCCGCAGCTTATTGAAATGGCGCAAGAACAAGATGTGAAGCTAGTAGCTTGTACGATGACGATGGATCTTCTAGGATTACAGGAAAAAGAGCTGCTAGATAATATTGAATATGCGGGCGTAGCGGCGTATTTAGCCGATGCAGAAGACGGAAACGTAAACTTATTCATTTAG
- a CDS encoding sulfurtransferase TusA family protein: MKSDHVLDAKGLACPMPIVKTKKAMDTLTTGQLLEVQTTDKGAKSDLTAWAKSTGHELIDFKEEGSTFIFYIQKG, from the coding sequence ATGAAAAGTGATCATGTATTAGATGCAAAAGGATTAGCATGTCCAATGCCAATCGTAAAAACAAAAAAAGCAATGGATACTTTAACAACAGGTCAACTATTAGAAGTGCAAACGACAGATAAAGGTGCTAAAAGTGATTTAACAGCGTGGGCAAAATCAACAGGACACGAGCTTATTGATTTTAAAGAAGAAGGCAGCACATTTATCTTTTACATTCAAAAAGGCTAA
- a CDS encoding metal-sensitive transcriptional regulator, whose protein sequence is MEYNQQVKNRLRRIEGQLKGVLSMMEQGKDCRDVVTQLSAARSAIDRTMGVIVSSNLEQCVRESLQQGEPTAGLVQEAVQLLVKSR, encoded by the coding sequence ATGGAGTATAACCAACAAGTGAAAAATCGCCTGCGCCGAATTGAAGGGCAGCTAAAAGGTGTGCTCAGCATGATGGAGCAAGGAAAAGACTGCCGAGACGTCGTGACTCAATTATCCGCTGCAAGAAGTGCTATTGATCGCACAATGGGAGTCATTGTGAGCAGCAATCTTGAACAGTGCGTCAGAGAGAGCCTTCAGCAAGGAGAGCCAACGGCAGGGCTAGTGCAAGAAGCTGTACAGTTATTAGTAAAAAGCCGCTAA